agctctccgacacattgtacgtgataaactaaggggcgggacatctctttgcggtagaccaatcacaacagagccggtcagctaaccaatcacagcagactgggctctggttttttgacagacggtgaaaagaggacttttttcaatttttttaagACCCAATTTTTCGTTTCACACCATATTGCAAGAATTGTGAACATGGATGTACATTTTCTAGTAAAATAGTTCAATGAAATGCCAGTAAAATGTGGGGTGACTTGATGAATTGGTGAGTAAGTAAGTTAGTCGGTTGGCAGGCATCATTAGGTCATGTGACCGGTTAAGAGGCAACCTGTAATGAGGCCAGTGAGGAAGTAAGGTGTCCAATTAGGCAGGTCAAACAATAAAGCTGATCCGGTTAGAGAGTGTAGTAGCTCTAACTTATAAGAATGTCTAACTGACATACTTTGAGTTAGAGTGAAACGTATTGTTTatcaatataatattatttcatgtttaatttcaactttttttgtgGGAaattcctcctttttctctgaaTTCTGAATTTTTACGCAAAATTCAACACAAAAATCACTTTGGGTCAGatccaaaatgaaaaaggtCACATGTGGTCCTTATCCTCCCCCGTAGAATAGCCATATTTGAACTTTGGATTACGATTCAATCACTTGGAAGTCCACCGGATTGAATTGCTtaattaataattgtattaactTGAGCCCAGCGGCTTCTACAGTTGTGCTATTTGGGTAATGTGTGTCGGATATCCTCACCTAACCTCGCCTGGCCTCAGAAGATTAAGAACCAGGGATTAGCCACTGTCAAAGCTTGACATGAGAGCAGCATTTGAGGACTTTCTCCTGAAACCTCCTAACTGTAGTTAGAAAGCAGATAAAGCTTCTTCGTGTTTCTGTCTTACTGTAGACATCCCTTACCTCCTCGTCCTGTCTTTCTGCAGGTGCCTTCCTGTTCTGCTGGACTCCCTTCTTCGTCCTGCACACGATGCGAGCTCGCTGCCGGGAATGCTACGTGCCGCCGGCCCTGATGAGCGTGGTGACGTGGCTCGGCTACGTCAACAGCGCCCTCAACCCCGTCATCTACACCGTGTTCAACACCGAGTTCAGGAAGTTCTTCAAACGGTTCCTGCACAGCTGCTTCTCCAAGAACGCCTCATAAAGACTAACGTGGGAAgagacccttttttttaaattgcaacgAGACTCTTTGGAAGGTGGTTTGGAGTCCGTTTGTGTCGCCATTGTTTCCGAGCTTTATGATTTTTCTACGTGAGCAAAGAGGCCGAGGAACAAACTACCTCAAACCAAGAACTGATTTTATATGTTGAAATCTCTTTTTAGAATAAAcgtttttataaagaaaaggCTGGTCTATATATCAGTAGAGATGCATTCACTTGTGTTGAGAACTATGGGATATATGATCCTGTACCATACAGACTCACAGACATTCATTTCTCTTTTAACCAATTAAATGTAACctcaatctccagcagccaatcatcgtgCTGCAGACAAACTTTAACAtggctctcctctctgctgcagtcaGCTGAGGCTTCAGGTGTTTTTGCTTCGGTCCGCCTCCagcccctccacctccactcATTATGTCTAGTGCCCAGGAGAGCCCAAAGACAtcatcacacctcctcttcttcccctctcctcatcaaatccagatcttcatcCCCACTAGTGTCTAGACCCCAAAGGAGGTTTCCTGTTATATTCACGGCTGCACTTCCCCCTTCAGATATACGATATAAGGATCGGGGTCTAATCGACAAAGACTATTAGCCTTTCCATCATATGGCGCATGCGTAAATTAACGTTCTTCAAACAAAAAACGAGTCTCTCCTGATTTAAATAGACTCTATCTGTATCCTGCAGGGCAGATATGTCTGGAATGTCCACATGCTTTTTGCAAATTATGTGTATTTTAGTTTCATCATccaatttacatttatatacCAAACATTCGCTCCAACAAACCTGAATAAATACATGATGGGATACataaaaaacactcacacatgaCAATAAAGAAGGTTTCTATTATATATTTAAGATTTCTGCTTCTTCACTGATGAATGAAGACAACAGTACaacctttttctaaatgttattcTGACCTTGAGTTTTTCTGCCAGACTTCATTCATCATAGGATGTGAATGCATCGTCTCAGTGCCGTCACTCGCTGGACACTGTCGGGGGGAcggattaagagtcattgggcccctgggcctgtgacgccccccaccccccccccccccccaaaaaagaagcACCACGCTAACCCTTACGCGCAAATCAGCGGTGTTAAAGGTTGCGCTAAAAGCACAGTCGAATTTTATTCACGTGTATCTTGAGGATTTACAAcaagtcaaagaacacacatacgcacacaagtcaaaaataagcaggcGCAATGCAAGGGGCCCAAACCCCtacatcacacagatcacatcactcataagaaaactgcttgaaatcatgcatcgTCATCAAGGCTtgacaatattctaaccttcgAAAGGGGGGGGCCAGCTtgcaaaaggttgggaacccctgctttatggtaTATCCTACCCCGTTCTAACTGATTTAAGGGCCCTTTTCCGATATTagggatgaataacattgataagctgtggttcaggagcactatatgacctatcatatgctattctatttaatttgggggggggctttaacgtatgagggatgaattaattacacaacccgTGGCATATGATCGAGGGgccctattgagatatattacataatgtctgtaatgtaaccaatgttatggcttcagggcccctttaattgtattatgttgtagagacaatattgaaatggtagcgcggaggcttgggcttcagggcccccttggcccttgggcccctgggcctgggcccggtaggcccgtgcagtaatccatccttggTCACTGTCTACCAGTCTGAAACACCGGCACATCCTTGTACATAATAAGGCTATTCTTGGTGCTCTTCCTCCTTATCTAAGATCTACTTAAACCCAAAATTCACAGGCTCTTATCGGCTTCGCTCTGAGGACTTGTTTCTTCTACCTGTACCAAAAGTCCGTACTGAACCGGGGAAGAGGACGTTTAGTTACGCTGCTCCTGTGGCTTTGAACCAGCTGCAGAATGAGCTGGTTTCGTTAAACAGACTCGAACAGTGTCTGTAAATGCTTTAGCTGATTTTAGCAGCCGAATACAGACACCATTTCTTTAAGTTTCTGACCTTCAGCAGTCAGGTGATGTGTCCCGATAAATCACAGTGCACACAATGACAGAAAAGatgataacatttttaaaagatgacaTTTGATTCGTCTGCTGCTGCTCACTGATAGAGACGTCACACGCTGTAAATGTGAAACACTTTAAAGGTCTTCTTTAAACCGTCGTTCCCAAACCCTGTTTCCTTTCCCGTTCTCCTAGGAACAATTGAACTGAAGGCCACGGATTACTACGAGATACACATATTTCAAGTTATATATTTGGGGGATTTGAAGGTTCTTTCACGAATGACTTATTgctattaaaaatgtaataatagtaataatagtgtTAAAGTTAAAGAGCCAAtatcatgctttttggggtttcccctctcctctagtgttttataggtttggatgcatgtaaatggcctgcaaaggataaaatcccaaagtttcggaacatagtgacatcactacttactggaactttgggattacagtcatgcttctattggctagcgctccaacacattgcacgtgataggctaagggggtgggacatctctaagcggtagaccgatcacaacagagctgtccagctaaccaatcagagcagactgggctctggtttcagacagagggtgaaaagaggtgctgcagcacaggcaggatgagaaacataaagagctttctgaacattaaagcatgcagacatgtcccaggagaggcagaaattataattaaatcaaataaagaaacacagtcTCTTAAAGATAATGCTTTTTTAATCACGTACATATACAAGATAATCTCTCACGCAAacatttgaaactgaaacattCACATTATATAAACGGGTCTTTAGTTGGAAGCAAAACCAACAAAGAAACTTTGTAAACAATTCATAGTTACtctaattgtaaaaaaaaatcccattaacAAAGATAACAGATAGCTCATGTCTTACTCTCAGCCAGGGTGGGGCGGGCTAATTTAATAATATTGCCTTTCCTTTTATCGATATGTTTGACCTTTATTTAAACCAGGACTGTCTCTGGACAGAAATCCGCTTAGCATTAAAGGTCAGCAAAGTCCGTTTCATAAAACACTGAGGGAAGATGAGAAAGAAACGGAGCAcccttattaaaaaaatatacaaataaagcgAAGTACAGATTGATAGATACTGAAAAAGTAGTTTAGTGCAGCCCTGAAGCATCTTTTCTTCTCAACAAATATTCAGTGTTTAATGTCTGTTGAAGTGAGGAGGATTTAAGTCGAGCCTCCTCCTTTCTGCACCATACAAGGACTTTCTGTCTGAGGGCTCCTTCATTTCACTTTGTCCAGTTCCATGGTTGTGATTGGCTCATCCTCCTGAACAGACACGCCCCCCGATGATTGACAGCAGGTGTGCTGATGCTCCTTCCAGTCCTGCAGGAAATCCGAATCCTTCATTAGTTTTTAGTTTTCGAGCtcgtgatttttttttctgtttttcaacTGCTTCTCTCGTCCTGGACGTGTCTATCGTTTCTCGACCCAGTTGAGATTCAACCACGCCCACTTCCACAAATTAAGTTAATTTGTTAAGCTAGGCTCAAGAGCATAGCCATGCCTCATAAAGAGATCGTCCACATGCTAACAATGCTACTCTAGCTTGGAACAAAATGATATGGGctgttagaataatgagaaaatagtgggacactttttaggaaaaagtgatacattttaaaaaaaaatactcataGATTTCTACTAGTCGACATCTAGAATAAATTCcagaaattttaaaaaatgcagatttttaaGGAACAAGttttaattttgaagaaatagtcggaaaaaTTTAAAAGTCTAAATTTtcaaaaaaatccagaaattaaaaaataattctgatGTTTTAGGAAAAAGAATTCAATATTCGAAAATTCCGAAAAGTCTAAATCTGAACAAAagatctgaagtttgaaaagaataaaaattGGGAGGCCAAAAAACAGACCTGGAAAAAAGTGGAATAACTGCAGTCTGTCACCGAGGATGAAGCACGAGCCCATGTGTCTCACTAAACCGTCAGTAGAACTTATTAAAAGGATCAGTTCAATGCAACTACTGAATCTGTTTGAACCACTGCTCTATGAAGCGACTGCAGCTGTCAAAAGTCAGACCTAAACTGGTTTGGAAACGGTGATAGAGTCTCCCCGGACAATCCTAAATAACCTTTAATGAGGCTTTGAAGAGGGTTAATTTGAAGGATTAACCCGGCCGCACACCGGGCTGGACTCTTACCTTCCTCTGGCAGAAGGTGGAGCAGTAGTTGACCTTATGGCAGCCCGTGCACTCACTCATCGCCATACGGCCACAGTTCACGCACATCTGCTgcaggggaacacacacacaggtgtctTAAATCTCACCAGGACGTTCCATTTTATATTCAGGATCCAGGAgtgtgttgttgtaatactcatTTCAGCCACACAACGCTGAAGTGCATCACTATACCAGGTTATAATGAGACCAAAGCAGGCTCGTTCTACCTTAATCCTCtccttttacattttggaaatacctcaggtgtctgctgtgtgtgtgtgtgtgtgtgtgtgtgtgtgtgtgtgtgtgtgtgtgtgtgtgtgtgtgtgtgtgtgtgtgtcctacgTTGATGATGATCTCGGTGATGTCAGAACTCCTCTTGGCCTCAGAGTCGTCCTGCTGCTGAAACGTGATCTGATTCTGAAAGGTCTGATTGAGACCacactgagaacacacacacacgcacgcatgcacacacacacacacacacacacacacacacacacacacacacacacacacacacacacacacacacacacacttaattatTACTCATTTTATCTGGAAATATAATCATAAACTACTTAAACACTTTATTCCTGCAGAACTGCACtgtatcgtgtgtgtgtgtgtgtgtgtgtgtgtgtgtgtgtgtgctcacctcCTTCCTGCCGCCCTGACCTTTGCCCCCCGTGCAGTCGGAGTGTTTGGCCTGTTCGATGAGAACCTTGAGCTGTTGCACGTTGCTCATGAGCGTGTTGGCCATCTCCTCCAGGTACAGCCAGTTGCCCCGCGGCCCCTCGCTGACCCCGGGCCCCACCTCCAGCCCCCCCATCAGGCCCCCCGATGGGGACGCCATCGTCACCGCCACCTTGGCCTGCACCTGCTGGGGGGCCACGGCGAGGGCAGGTAACGCAGTCAGcactgagaggagaagaagaaaaacaaaggagcGTTTTCAGTAATATTTAgttggtttttttaaatcaaaggaCAGTCGGAGGGGTGGTGAAGAACTGGCAATActtcaatgaaataaataacaacaacatcttGTTTGCATAGTGTGAATTAATGCAATGCATACAGTTTAAGCTGGGCTGGGGGTAAGTGTCAGTGGAGGCTCCTGTTACTAATAATAACAagtctttttcaaaatgatgagATATTTTTCCAATATCGTTTTGATAATTGCAAGGTTGTTctgtaaaaatgttcatgtttttggaaacaccatcacaaataaacacaatgtgtGATGATATCAGTGCAACAGGGTTTATTCTAAAGTGGGTAACAGCGCCCTCTTACTGTcagcgtgcgccctcaaaccaaaatacagatttccctgtaaaatgttaaaatgatgccaggaaacaatctctctgttggtcagaaagggtttaatgattccagaaatatggagatggggtcagatgtctggtcagacggcagagacagcttatggagagtaaataggggatggatgtccggtgggtctgccgggggacgagtggcaggcagcaggctgacactgagactgagatttctgatcctctccttttttctggagaggaagtaaaggaaccggagctctggatctattagTTGtctgaggtgcaatatatgacgCAGCAGCTTTAAGATATGGAGACagtattattttctgcttcccTCTGATGCAGTGTTTACAtcggaaagtgggcggggcttaattaTAGCGGGAAATGACGTTAGCACCTCATGatgtatttttctagaaaaacccctggTAGTGATATCAGAGGTCTGGTACCTGCTGTGCTGGTGAACACCTCGCTCTGGGCCGAGTTCTCCGACATGATGGCGGCAGCGGCGGCGGCCGTGGCAGCGTCGCTCTGTGCCGTGCGGTCAAAGGTCAAAGTTCCCGAGGTGGTGAACTGTCCTGACGGAGACACCGTGactgaagaagaacaagaagacaTTCTTTATTCATTCTTCCGGGGAGATTTACAGGATGTTGCGACTATAATCTAAGGGTCATTTTTGTCTAATCTGACGGAGAATCTTCTCTAAAGGCTGATTTCCAGACATGGAACAGCTGATGAAACCACAGACTATCTCCTCTCTTCCGCTACGGCTCCGATAATTTCACATCAGTGTGACGTACATGTTGTCCCTGGGGTCAGAGTGATGTTTTTGGCGGAGGAAAGCTCCTTCTTCGGGGAGGTGACAAGAGACTCGCTGTCCTTCTTCCGTCTCTTGTACGGGACGAAGAGGCGGACCGGACCCGTCTGAGGGaaacatcaaatcaaatcaacacGAAGAGTGAAGAAGCTTTAAAGAGGTCATATTATCTGTGGTTTCTGTTTcttgtaggttttagtgcatgtaaatggtctgcaaaggctccaATCCCTGTGTTGGCCTCCTTTGTTTACACAATGACATCCctttgtaacacttgcacttcttctgtctagcactccaacacactaataggctaagggggcgggacatctataatccgttgaccaatcacaacagagcacggccagctaaccaatcagagcagactgggctctggtttcagacggagggtgaaaagaggagctgcagcacaggcaggatgagaaacatgaagagctttctgaacattaaagcagggagacatgtcgTGAGATAATGAGGTCACGATGACGGGATAAAAATGCCACTTCATTTACCATGTTTTCTGCTACCAGAGGCTCTTCCTCCTTTACACTCTGAGCAGAGAAGCAGAGAATcaggaaaacacattattaGAAAATAATCCAAATCAATGGAAGCAGgtacataaatacaaatgtctgAAATGCTCTAAGCTTTTATAATGACATCTTCATTGTTCCTATACATTCCTCCATACCAACAGCAAACAGCGTATTTGTTAATATTAACTTtgattatatgttttaaatataattattcaaTATTAGCTTTGAGTCTTCTTGTGGGAGACACTAAAGGATAACAAACAATtacagaaatatttcaaatattgaactatttttggtttaaaagggtgtttgttttccttgagATCATAACGGTTATATTTAGGCATTTTTCAAACTTCCAaacctcattttattttaataagttCATATTTTCCCAGCAGCAGAGCACAACAACTAAAAATGTCTGCGATGTCCTGTGGTTTTGTCCTGTGTTTCTGGGAAGGAAGAGCAATCAAATTATTTTCCTCCTCAGGTCTTTCTGGTAATATTCTGAGTGCATTTTATCTCAAAGTGTATCTGCAGTTACCTTAAACCAGTTACATGAAGAAACATGATGTACACACATCTGTACCGGTGCTGGAGGAAGTGCTCAGATTTGTAATATCATACAGAAATGTGAAGATCGATATTCTAAACGTTACTTCAGGAAAAACGGCCTTCAAAATATAAACGTAGAAGAACGATCCTTTCTGTACTCACCCCCGTCAGGTCATCACAGCAGGCTGCACACGTACAGGAAGCAGCGTGAGGGTTCAGGATAcgctcctacacacacacacacacacacacacacacacacacacacacacacacacacacacacacacacacacacacacacacacacacacacacacacacacacacacacacataattgtaAACGAGCTGTGTGTGGAACAATACAGTAGTAGAGTGTATTAAACGTTTAGTATTCGCAGTAGTACAGTGTATAATACTGGCAGTAGTACAGtgtataaatactgcagtagtACAGTTTATCATTAGtgtataaatactgcagtagtACAGTGTATAAATACCTGCAGTAGTACAGTGttataaatactgcagtaagtacagtgtataaatactgcagtagtACAGTGTATCATTAGtgtataaatactgcagtagtACAGTGTTTCATTAGtgtataaatactgcagtagtacagtgtataaatactgcagtagtacagtgtataaatactgcagtagtACAGTGTATCATTAGTGTATAATAC
Above is a genomic segment from Eleginops maclovinus isolate JMC-PN-2008 ecotype Puerto Natales chromosome 2, JC_Emac_rtc_rv5, whole genome shotgun sequence containing:
- the deaf1 gene encoding deformed epidermal autoregulatory factor 1 homolog isoform X1 — its product is MATGSQTHPTPLTSPQDKDSCSKYNWDPSVYNSELPVRCRNSSGVLYKNRLGSGGKGRCIRHNQQWFTPTEFEGLAGRASSKDWKRSIRYAGRPLLCLIQERILNPHAASCTCAACCDDLTGSVKEEEPLVAENMTGPVRLFVPYKRRKKDSESLVTSPKKELSSAKNITLTPGTTFTVSPSGQFTTSGTLTFDRTAQSDAATAAAAAAIMSENSAQSEVFTSTAVLTALPALAVAPQQVQAKVAVTMASPSGGLMGGLEVGPGVSEGPRGNWLYLEEMANTLMSNVQQLKVLIEQAKHSDCTGGKGQGGRKECGLNQTFQNQITFQQQDDSEAKRSSDITEIIINQMCVNCGRMAMSECTGCHKVNYCSTFCQRKDWKEHQHTCCQSSGGVSVQEDEPITTMELDKVK
- the deaf1 gene encoding deformed epidermal autoregulatory factor 1 homolog isoform X2 — encoded protein: MATGSQTHPTPLTSPQDKDSCSKYNWDPSVYNSELPVRCRNSSGVLYKNRLGSGGKGRCIRHNQQWFTPTEFEGLAGRASSKDWKRSIRYAGRPLLCLIQERILNPHAASCTCAACCDDLTGSVKEEEPLVAENMTGPVRLFVPYKRRKKDSESLVTSPKKELSSAKNITLTPGTTFTVSPSGQFTTSGTLTFDRTAQSDAATAAAAAAIMSENSAQSEVFTSTAVLTALPALAVAPQQVQAKVAVTMASPSGGLMGGLEVGPGVSEGPRGNWLYLEEMANTLMSNVQQLKVLIEQAKHSDCTGGKGQGGRKECGLNQTFQNQITFQQQDDSEAKRSSDITEIIINMCVNCGRMAMSECTGCHKVNYCSTFCQRKDWKEHQHTCCQSSGGVSVQEDEPITTMELDKVK